A stretch of DNA from Halorubrum sp. BOL3-1:
CGCCGAACGCCGCCGCCTCGCGCTCCTCGCTCGGACACGTGGTGTAGAACACGACCGGAAGCCCGGAGCTCGCCTCGCGCAGCCGTTCGGTGAGGTCCACCCCCGTCTCGTCCGGGAGGCGCTGTTCCGTCACCACGCAGTCGACCGCGACCCGCTCGCCCTCGATCTCGACGCCCGTCTCGACGGCGTCGAACGCGTCCGCGACGCCGTCCACGGAGCGAACCCGGACGCGATCGGTGAGCCGCTCCGCGAACGCCTCTAACAGCTCCGCGGAGCGGGCGTTCGGCTCGACGTGGAGGACGGAGACCGGCTCCCGGTCGGCTGTCGCGGATCTATCGGCGAGCGATTCGGATCGATCGCCGGCTGCGTTCGAGTCTGCGTGTGCGTCGGACGGTGTGTGGTCGGTCATGTGTTGTGATGGCGGGCGACGACTCTGCGATAAGCAACTTACTACGAAAGTTGTGATATTCTTTCATGTCACCTTCCGAGCGTCGCCGGAATAATGATTGCGCGATCACCGTTGTCACATCCCTCAGAGGTGATTATTCGGTAGTACAACGAGAAAATCGCCGGACGATGAGTGGTTGGTAGCGGAAATTTGATCTGGGAAGTCGATCGGGGGAAGCCCTCGCACTATCTCCGCTTACGGAAAATCGAGGAGAAAGCCTCGCGCTTCAGCGCGGGGAGGATGTCAAGCGAACAGGTCGCGGGCCTCTCGGACCGCGTCGACTAGGGCGTCGACCTCCGCGACGGTGTTGTAAAAGTAGAAGGAGGCGCGCGCGGAGGCGGCGACGCCCATCTGGTCGTGGAGCGGTTGGGTGCAGTGGTCGCCGGCGCGGATCGCGACGCCGTAGTCGTTGAGGATGCTGGAGAGGTC
This window harbors:
- a CDS encoding response regulator; the protein is MTDHTPSDAHADSNAAGDRSESLADRSATADREPVSVLHVEPNARSAELLEAFAERLTDRVRVRSVDGVADAFDAVETGVEIEGERVAVDCVVTEQRLPDETGVDLTERLREASSGLPVVFYTTCPSEEREAAAFGAGADAYFEKGSDRGRYDAILDRIRALVDERPDGGKDARAGVASTPSAPGTPGGTLRSEE